From a region of the Desulfovibrio sp. JC010 genome:
- a CDS encoding AAA family ATPase encodes MFIKSFRASKVYGVLDFDVKFNRDLTYLIGANGSGKTTVLKLIHSLLSLDIGGLLRIPFSRIELCIETSKEMKLYCFKSTEKIEIGMGDDVVNFKVPTITSKNSRKYRYEYDFDDLLSAEDRVDVFEIRKKIPNVTFLSLNRTYLGRDLDLDYEAAAMERYHYNSSKRQAKFESDSFANITDAIFIIQDSYRVLKVYEDKKNVKLRDNILKSAFQYSDVSYSRFKGGNVEDEIASVLNREVEITEAVHSLGSKTASLRNEVEHFFKKLKVLYDSIHGVEETAFSLELLMNKAQIDRFLSLIDIIDEHKSTVDKLFEPINLFLETINEFFQDSNKLVSINTIGRLGIVNSYGDEVPIEGLSSGERQLLVIFAHAIIKTVRKPSYRKGLFLIDEPELSLHMKWQERFSEKIVEVNQGAQFIMATHSPEIVGENTDKFVAVDG; translated from the coding sequence ATGTTTATTAAGTCGTTTCGTGCTTCAAAAGTATATGGAGTCTTGGATTTTGATGTGAAGTTTAATCGAGATCTAACTTACTTGATTGGTGCTAATGGGAGTGGAAAAACAACTGTTTTGAAGCTTATTCATTCACTATTATCTCTTGATATTGGCGGTCTATTAAGAATCCCATTTTCTCGAATTGAACTTTGTATTGAGACAAGTAAAGAGATGAAGCTTTATTGTTTCAAATCTACAGAGAAGATAGAAATTGGTATGGGAGATGATGTTGTAAATTTTAAAGTGCCTACAATTACAAGTAAAAATAGCAGGAAGTATCGCTATGAATATGATTTTGATGATCTGTTAAGTGCTGAGGATAGAGTAGATGTTTTTGAAATTAGAAAGAAAATTCCAAATGTTACTTTTTTAAGTTTGAATAGAACTTATTTAGGGCGGGATTTAGATCTTGATTATGAAGCAGCCGCCATGGAGAGGTATCATTACAATAGTAGTAAACGACAAGCTAAATTCGAATCAGATAGTTTTGCGAATATAACTGATGCCATTTTTATAATTCAAGATAGTTACAGAGTTTTAAAAGTTTATGAAGATAAGAAAAATGTTAAGTTGAGAGATAATATTTTAAAATCAGCATTTCAATATTCAGACGTTTCTTATAGCCGTTTTAAAGGTGGTAATGTCGAAGATGAAATCGCGTCAGTGTTGAACCGTGAGGTTGAAATTACAGAAGCAGTTCACTCATTAGGGTCAAAGACTGCCAGTCTTCGCAATGAAGTTGAGCATTTTTTTAAAAAACTTAAGGTACTTTATGATTCGATTCATGGAGTCGAAGAAACTGCTTTTAGTCTTGAATTGTTAATGAATAAAGCGCAGATTGATCGGTTTTTGTCTCTTATAGATATTATTGATGAACATAAGTCCACAGTCGATAAGCTCTTTGAACCAATTAATTTATTTCTTGAAACTATAAATGAGTTCTTCCAAGATTCAAACAAATTGGTCTCAATAAATACTATTGGTCGTTTAGGTATTGTAAATAGCTATGGCGATGAAGTTCCTATTGAGGGGTTGTCCTCAGGAGAAAGACAACTTCTAGTTATTTTTGCTCACGCAATTATTAAAACTGTACGTAAGCCTTCGTATCGAAAAGGATTGTTCTTAATTGATGAACCTGAATTGTCACTTCATATGAAATGGCAAGAGAGATTTTCTGAGAAAATTGTGGAAGTAAATCAAGGGGCTCAATTTATAATGGCTACCCATTCCCCTGAAATTGTAGGTGAAAATACTGATA